A genomic region of Friedmanniella luteola contains the following coding sequences:
- a CDS encoding pyruvoyl-dependent arginine decarboxylase, with product MPSSQVQVSTPPAPDHRAGHPALTQLRIRMSSSRAEGPTRLAAFDAALVAAGLANFNLLPLSSVIPVGAAVDVVPPADQLKGRHGDLLYCVYAASYATTPGAQAWAGMAWALQTDGSGAGLFVEHSSTTEADLHAHLGATLGAMMENREQDYVEGGRLVASATCTAAPVAALVVASYQTAGWHPAPVPGAAR from the coding sequence GTGCCGTCATCGCAGGTCCAGGTCTCGACCCCACCAGCCCCCGACCACCGGGCCGGGCACCCCGCGCTGACGCAGCTGCGGATCCGGATGAGCAGCAGCCGGGCGGAAGGGCCCACGAGGCTGGCGGCCTTCGACGCCGCGCTGGTGGCCGCCGGCCTGGCGAACTTCAACCTGCTGCCGCTCAGCTCGGTGATCCCCGTCGGGGCCGCCGTCGACGTCGTGCCCCCGGCTGACCAGCTCAAGGGCCGTCACGGCGACCTCCTGTACTGCGTCTACGCCGCCTCCTACGCCACCACCCCGGGCGCCCAGGCCTGGGCGGGGATGGCCTGGGCCCTCCAGACCGACGGTTCGGGCGCGGGGCTGTTCGTGGAGCACAGCAGCACGACCGAGGCCGACCTGCACGCGCACCTGGGCGCCACCCTCGGCGCCATGATGGAGAACCGGGAGCAGGACTACGTCGAGGGCGGCCGGCTCGTCGCCTCGGCGACCTGCACCGCGGCCCCGGTCGCCGCCCTGGTGGTCGCCAGCTACCAGACCGCCGGCTGGCACCCGGCCCCCGTCCCGGGCGCTGCCCGGTGA
- a CDS encoding response regulator transcription factor, which yields MTTGSSPTTLPNQPAGRVAVVIEDDADIRNLLSAILTQAGFTCHASGTGAEGIEAVRSHQPIVTTLDISLPGIDGFEVARQIRAFSSTYIIMLSARDEEIDTLMGLDAGADDYLTKPFRPRELRARIEAMLRRYHLPGLTESGGPAPAAVPAAAPGAAPGGGTAAVDDHDDEAGWLEHNGLRINEEMWLCDVDGSTVELTRSEFDLLLAIMQGARRVISKDALALELRGDYATTGYVSDSDKRAVEVHMANLRRKLNDPVGAPRFIETVRGVGYRLADARRSTARR from the coding sequence ATGACCACCGGGTCCTCCCCCACCACCCTGCCGAACCAGCCGGCGGGCCGGGTGGCGGTCGTGATCGAGGACGACGCGGACATCCGCAACCTGCTGAGCGCGATCCTCACCCAGGCCGGCTTCACCTGCCACGCCAGCGGGACCGGCGCCGAGGGCATCGAGGCGGTGCGGTCCCACCAGCCGATCGTCACGACCCTGGACATCAGCCTGCCCGGCATCGACGGGTTCGAGGTCGCGCGCCAGATCCGCGCCTTCAGCAGCACCTACATCATCATGCTGTCGGCGCGCGACGAGGAGATCGACACCTTGATGGGGCTCGACGCCGGGGCCGACGACTACCTCACCAAGCCCTTCCGACCGCGCGAGCTGCGGGCGCGGATCGAGGCCATGCTGCGCCGGTACCACCTGCCCGGGCTGACGGAGTCCGGCGGACCGGCCCCGGCGGCCGTCCCCGCGGCGGCCCCGGGCGCCGCACCGGGCGGCGGGACGGCCGCCGTCGACGACCACGACGACGAGGCCGGCTGGCTGGAGCACAACGGGCTCCGGATCAACGAGGAGATGTGGCTCTGCGACGTCGACGGCTCGACCGTCGAGCTCACCCGCAGCGAGTTCGACCTGCTGCTGGCGATCATGCAAGGGGCCCGCCGGGTCATCAGCAAGGACGCCCTCGCCCTGGAGCTGCGCGGCGACTACGCCACCACCGGCTACGTGTCCGACTCCGACAAGCGGGCGGTCGAGGTGCACATGGCCAACCTGCGCCGCAAGCTGAACGACCCGGTCGGCGCGCCCCGGTTCATCGAGACTGTGCGCGGGGTGGGCTACCGGTTGGCCGACGCCCGCCGCTCCACCGCCCGTCGCTGA
- a CDS encoding NAD-dependent epimerase/dehydratase family protein: MRIAVIGGSGHIGSFLLPRLVRAGHEVLNLSRGGSRPYTDDPAWAEVRAVAVDRHAEDADGTFGARVAGLEADVVVDLICFTPASAVALVDALRGRTGHLLHCGSIWMHGPSSRIPLTEDDERHPVGEYGVGKDAIARLLQEETAAGGLPTTSLHPGHISGPGWAPITPLGNLDHGVWERLARGEEVLVPGTGSELLHHVHADDVAVAFQLALEQPAAAHGEVFHATAARAMTVRGLLEVAAGWFDREPVTRTVGWDEFRAATPTAFAEQSWDHLWRSQFASPAKAGRLLGFTPGEPDVAVREGVEWLRRHGDLQHLGAPPARDLV; this comes from the coding sequence ATGCGCATCGCGGTGATCGGCGGCTCCGGCCACATCGGCTCCTTCCTGCTGCCCCGGCTGGTCCGGGCCGGCCACGAGGTCCTCAACCTCAGCCGGGGCGGGTCCCGGCCCTACACCGACGACCCGGCCTGGGCCGAGGTCCGGGCTGTGGCGGTGGACCGGCACGCCGAGGACGCGGACGGCACCTTCGGGGCGCGGGTCGCCGGGCTGGAGGCGGACGTCGTCGTCGACCTCATCTGCTTCACCCCCGCCTCGGCCGTGGCCCTCGTCGACGCCCTCCGGGGCCGCACCGGTCACCTGCTGCACTGCGGCTCGATCTGGATGCACGGACCCAGCTCCCGCATCCCGCTGACGGAGGACGACGAGCGGCACCCCGTCGGGGAGTACGGCGTCGGCAAGGACGCGATCGCCCGGCTGCTGCAGGAGGAGACGGCGGCTGGCGGGCTGCCCACGACGTCCCTGCACCCGGGCCACATCAGCGGCCCCGGGTGGGCGCCGATCACCCCGCTGGGCAACCTCGACCACGGCGTGTGGGAGCGGCTGGCGCGCGGTGAGGAGGTGCTGGTGCCGGGCACCGGGTCGGAGCTGCTGCACCACGTGCACGCCGACGACGTCGCGGTGGCCTTCCAGCTGGCCCTCGAGCAGCCGGCCGCGGCGCACGGCGAGGTCTTCCACGCCACGGCGGCGCGGGCGATGACCGTCCGCGGCCTGCTGGAGGTGGCGGCCGGCTGGTTCGACCGGGAGCCGGTCACCCGCACCGTCGGCTGGGACGAGTTCCGGGCGGCCACCCCCACGGCGTTCGCCGAGCAGAGCTGGGACCACCTGTGGCGCAGCCAGTTCGCCTCGCCCGCGAAGGCGGGCCGACTGCTCGGGTTCACCCCTGGCGAGCCCGACGTCGCCGTCCGGGAGGGCGTGGAGTGGCTGCGCCGGCACGGTGACCTGCAGCACCTCGGGGCCCCACCCGCTCGTGACCTTGTGTAA